From one Bacteriovorax sp. BAL6_X genomic stretch:
- a CDS encoding ankyrin repeat domain-containing protein, whose amino-acid sequence MSKIFDWAQNGDVGELSIFLLTNEECNLEVTNEKGYTPLLEATQNGHFEFCHSLLSAGASPKATDGLGNNALMLACLKGNLKIVKLLIQYGAKLGELNDSGMSAHDWAMAFNRKQVASFISEKHKFQNNRFKSYLGLVKNGMKSISWPNRKSL is encoded by the coding sequence ATGTCTAAAATTTTTGATTGGGCCCAAAATGGTGATGTTGGTGAGTTAAGTATTTTCTTATTAACAAATGAAGAATGTAATTTGGAGGTTACTAATGAGAAAGGATATACCCCTCTTCTGGAAGCTACCCAAAATGGACATTTTGAGTTTTGTCACTCTTTATTGAGTGCCGGGGCCAGTCCTAAGGCAACAGATGGCCTTGGTAATAATGCTCTTATGCTAGCTTGCTTAAAGGGTAATTTAAAAATTGTTAAATTACTTATTCAATATGGTGCAAAGCTTGGCGAATTAAATGATTCTGGCATGAGTGCTCATGACTGGGCCATGGCATTTAATCGTAAACAAGTTGCTTCTTTTATTAGTGAAAAACATAAATTTCAAAACAATCGATTTAAAAGCTATCTAGGCCTAGTGAAAAATGGGATGAAATCAATTTCATGGCCTAATAGGAAATCTCTATGA